From a region of the Streptomyces sp. NBC_01454 genome:
- a CDS encoding phosphatase PAP2 family protein, producing MNHLAFGGASIDGGLYTWITGLAQHAPSGLNTLISYGTDYGLGLFAVLMLIGWWRARRGAPGAMAAALAAPVVVVLVYAANSLVKTLFDEQRPCQTLHTVTVEACPAPGDWSFPSNHSAIAAAAAVALLLADRQLGRIAVPAALLMAASRIWVGAHYPHDVVAGLLVGALLAWLLAPLARHAGPAVERIRATRLRPLVAAR from the coding sequence GTGAACCACCTCGCCTTCGGCGGCGCCTCGATAGACGGCGGCCTGTACACCTGGATCACCGGCCTGGCGCAGCACGCCCCGTCCGGCCTGAACACCCTCATCTCCTACGGGACCGACTACGGCCTCGGCCTCTTCGCCGTCCTGATGCTGATCGGCTGGTGGCGGGCGCGCCGCGGCGCCCCCGGCGCGATGGCCGCCGCACTGGCCGCCCCGGTCGTCGTGGTCCTCGTCTACGCCGCCAACTCCCTCGTCAAGACGCTCTTCGACGAACAGCGGCCCTGTCAGACGCTGCACACCGTCACCGTCGAGGCCTGCCCCGCCCCCGGCGACTGGTCCTTCCCCAGCAACCACTCCGCCATCGCGGCAGCGGCCGCCGTCGCCCTGCTGCTGGCCGACCGGCAACTGGGCCGGATCGCGGTCCCGGCCGCCCTCCTGATGGCGGCCTCGCGCATCTGGGTCGGCGCGCACTACCCGCACGACGTCGTCGCCGGCCTGCTCGTCGGCGCACTCCTCGCCTGGCTGCTGGCCCCCCTCGCCCGCCACGCGGGCCCCGCCGTCGAACGGATCCGTGCCACCCGGCTGCGTCCCCTGGTGGCTGCCCGGTGA
- a CDS encoding L-serine ammonia-lyase — protein MAISVFDLFSIGIGPSSSHTVGPMRAARMFVGRLKKDGLLAQTVSVRAELFGSLGATGHGHGTPKAVLLGLEGHSPRTVDVETADDEVERIRTTKRLRLLGAEIGGAHEIDFDESSELILHRRRALPYHANGMTLFAYDGTGAPLLEKTYYSVGGGFVVDEDAVAGENPIVPDDTALTHPFRTGDELLRLSRDTGLSISALMLQNEKAWRTEDEIRTGLLEIWQVMQSCVTRGMSREGILPGGLKVRRRAAHSARQLRSEGDHSARAMEWTTLYAMAVNEENAAGGRVVTAPTNGAAGIIPAVLHYYVNFVPGADEEGVVRFLLAAGAIGMLFKENASISGAEVGCQGEVGSACSMAAGGLAEVLGGSPAQVENAAEIGMEHNLGLTCDPVGGLVQIPCIERNGMAAVKAVTAARMALRGDGHHHVSLDKVIKTMKDTGADMSVKYKETARGGLAVNIIEC, from the coding sequence GTGGCCATCTCCGTCTTCGACCTCTTCTCCATCGGCATCGGCCCCTCCAGCTCCCACACCGTCGGCCCCATGCGCGCCGCGCGGATGTTCGTCGGACGGCTCAAGAAGGACGGCCTGCTCGCCCAGACGGTCAGCGTGCGCGCCGAACTCTTCGGCTCCCTGGGTGCCACCGGCCACGGCCACGGCACCCCCAAGGCCGTCCTCCTCGGCCTGGAGGGCCACTCCCCCCGCACCGTCGACGTCGAGACCGCCGACGACGAGGTGGAGCGCATCCGCACCACCAAGCGCCTGCGGCTGCTGGGCGCAGAAATAGGCGGCGCCCACGAGATCGACTTCGATGAGTCGTCGGAGCTGATCCTGCACCGCCGCCGCGCCCTGCCCTACCACGCCAACGGCATGACCCTCTTCGCCTACGACGGCACCGGCGCCCCGCTGCTGGAGAAGACGTACTACTCCGTGGGCGGCGGCTTCGTCGTCGACGAGGACGCCGTCGCGGGCGAAAACCCGATCGTGCCCGACGACACCGCCCTGACCCACCCCTTCCGCACCGGCGACGAGCTGCTGCGGCTCTCCCGCGACACCGGGCTGTCGATCTCCGCCCTGATGCTCCAGAACGAGAAGGCCTGGCGCACCGAGGACGAGATCCGCACCGGGCTGCTGGAGATCTGGCAGGTCATGCAGTCCTGTGTCACCCGCGGTATGAGCCGTGAGGGCATCCTGCCCGGCGGCCTGAAGGTCCGCCGCCGCGCCGCCCACTCCGCCCGCCAGCTGCGCTCCGAGGGCGACCACAGCGCCCGCGCCATGGAGTGGACCACGCTCTACGCGATGGCCGTGAACGAGGAGAACGCGGCCGGCGGCCGGGTGGTGACCGCCCCCACCAACGGCGCGGCCGGCATCATCCCCGCCGTTCTGCACTACTACGTCAACTTCGTGCCGGGCGCCGACGAGGAGGGCGTCGTCCGCTTCCTGCTCGCGGCCGGCGCGATCGGCATGCTCTTCAAGGAGAACGCCTCGATCTCCGGCGCCGAGGTCGGCTGCCAGGGCGAGGTCGGCTCCGCCTGCTCGATGGCCGCCGGCGGCCTGGCCGAGGTCCTCGGCGGCTCGCCCGCCCAGGTCGAGAACGCCGCGGAGATCGGCATGGAGCACAACCTGGGGCTGACCTGTGACCCCGTCGGCGGTCTGGTCCAGATCCCGTGCATCGAGCGCAACGGCATGGCCGCCGTCAAGGCCGTCACCGCCGCCCGCATGGCCCTGCGCGGCGACGGCCACCACCACGTCTCCCTCGACAAGGTCATCAAGACCATGAAGGACACCGGCGCCGACATGAGCGTCAAGTACAAGGAGACGGCGCGGGGCGGGCTCGCGGTGAACATCATCGAGTGCTGA
- the gcvT gene encoding glycine cleavage system aminomethyltransferase GcvT, giving the protein MTDAPRRTALDATHRALGATMTDFAGWDMPLRYSSEREEHLAVRTRAGLFDLSHMGEITVTGPQAADLLDYALVGNIGGVKTGRARYTMICEAEGGILDDLIVYRLADQEYMVVANASNAQVVLDALTARAGGFDAAIRDDRDAYALLAVQGPESPGILKALTDADLDGLKYYAGLPGTVAGVEALIARTGYTGEDGFELFVRPADAVALWEALSAAGKDAGLVPCGLSCRDTLRLEAGMPLYGHELTTATTPFDAGLGRVVKFEKTSNNGDFIGRAALAAAAERAEANPPRKLVGLIAGGRRVPRAGYRVVTADGTVIGEVTSGAPSPTLGKPVAIAYVDAAYATPGTEGVCVDIRGSHEPYEVTALPFYKRQK; this is encoded by the coding sequence ATGACTGATGCCCCCCGCCGTACCGCGCTGGATGCCACCCACCGTGCACTCGGCGCGACCATGACCGACTTCGCCGGCTGGGACATGCCGCTGCGCTACAGCAGCGAGCGCGAGGAGCACCTCGCCGTCCGTACCCGCGCCGGCCTCTTCGACCTCTCCCACATGGGCGAGATCACCGTCACCGGCCCGCAGGCCGCCGATCTCCTCGACTACGCGCTGGTGGGCAACATCGGCGGCGTCAAGACCGGCCGCGCCCGCTACACCATGATCTGTGAGGCCGAGGGCGGCATCCTCGACGACCTGATCGTCTACCGCCTGGCCGACCAGGAGTACATGGTCGTCGCCAACGCCTCCAACGCCCAGGTGGTCCTGGACGCGCTGACCGCACGGGCGGGCGGCTTCGACGCCGCGATCCGCGACGACCGGGACGCCTACGCGCTGCTCGCGGTGCAGGGACCGGAGTCCCCCGGCATCCTCAAGGCGCTGACCGACGCCGACCTGGACGGCCTGAAGTACTACGCGGGGCTGCCCGGCACGGTCGCCGGCGTCGAGGCACTGATCGCCCGTACCGGCTACACCGGCGAGGACGGCTTCGAGCTGTTCGTGCGGCCGGCGGACGCGGTCGCCCTGTGGGAGGCGCTGTCCGCGGCCGGCAAGGACGCCGGGCTGGTGCCCTGCGGTCTGTCCTGCCGCGACACGCTGCGCCTGGAGGCGGGCATGCCGCTGTACGGGCACGAGCTGACCACCGCGACCACGCCGTTCGACGCGGGCCTGGGCCGGGTCGTGAAGTTCGAGAAGACCAGCAACAACGGTGACTTCATCGGCCGCGCCGCGCTGGCCGCGGCCGCCGAGCGCGCCGAGGCGAACCCGCCACGCAAGCTGGTCGGTCTGATCGCCGGGGGCCGCCGGGTGCCGCGCGCCGGATACCGGGTCGTCACCGCCGACGGCACGGTCATCGGTGAGGTCACCTCCGGGGCGCCCTCCCCCACCCTGGGCAAGCCGGTCGCCATCGCCTATGTCGACGCGGCCTACGCCACACCGGGCACCGAGGGTGTCTGCGTGGACATCCGTGGAAGCCATGAGCCGTACGAGGTCACCGCGCTGCCGTTCTACAAGCGGCAGAAGTAG
- a CDS encoding ATP-binding protein, translated as MRGLDPDRHATWELAAEPEEVGRARARATAKLSEWGLEELAFNTELVVSELVTNALRYGSPPIRLRLIRDRTLICEVTDGSSTSPHVRRALETDEGGRGLYMVAQLAELWGTRYHTRGKTIWAQQPLPDGLLASPP; from the coding sequence GTGCGCGGGCTGGATCCGGACCGGCACGCCACGTGGGAGCTGGCAGCCGAGCCCGAGGAAGTGGGCCGGGCACGTGCGCGGGCAACGGCGAAGCTGTCCGAATGGGGCCTGGAGGAGCTGGCGTTCAACACCGAGCTGGTGGTCAGCGAACTGGTCACCAACGCCCTCCGCTACGGCAGCCCGCCGATCCGGCTACGACTGATCCGCGATCGCACCCTGATCTGCGAGGTGACGGACGGCAGCAGCACGTCCCCCCACGTCCGGCGCGCGCTGGAGACCGACGAAGGAGGACGCGGCCTCTACATGGTCGCGCAGCTCGCCGAGCTCTGGGGCACCCGCTACCACACCCGTGGCAAAACCATCTGGGCCCAACAACCGCTCCCTGACGGTCTCCTCGCGTCCCCGCCGTAG
- a CDS encoding ATP-binding protein → METTQQLSPALRTPIHAPGDGSRDDDAADSVVLMVSELVTNAVEHAQPPLVLHVSREHTALRVWVGVTDGGPATREGPWTSSCAYEEHGRGLSMVKALASAHGAHSHGGGTTHWARMPVAYGELLLMADESGES, encoded by the coding sequence ATGGAAACCACGCAACAGCTCTCACCGGCGCTCCGGACGCCGATCCATGCCCCCGGCGACGGCTCTCGCGACGACGATGCTGCCGATTCGGTGGTGCTCATGGTGTCGGAGCTGGTCACGAACGCCGTGGAGCACGCTCAACCGCCGCTCGTCCTGCACGTGTCCCGCGAGCACACGGCTCTTCGGGTGTGGGTGGGAGTCACCGATGGCGGCCCCGCGACACGGGAAGGGCCCTGGACGTCGTCCTGTGCATACGAGGAACACGGGCGCGGCCTGAGCATGGTCAAAGCCCTGGCCAGCGCGCACGGTGCCCACAGTCACGGGGGTGGAACCACTCATTGGGCCCGCATGCCCGTGGCGTACGGGGAGCTGCTGCTCATGGCCGACGAGTCCGGCGAGTCCTGA
- a CDS encoding alpha/beta fold hydrolase — MSARTLPEATFARTVLGSGPGLAVAHGAGSSIAGTYGPILEGLAAHHTVVGVDYPGSGDTPRSTSPLMLDDLADQLVAAAVAEGLETFALHGYSLGGPVAIRAAARHPERVTALVLSATMAHPNNQQALTVRVWGKLAATGDRRLVSEFLFPHALSPQAMEAMPADQLEQVIAYAAADIADGTVEHADLVSRIDVRDDLAGIRVPTLVISTTVDHMAPPALHRRLAENIPGAELAEIPTGHLPMVERPEEWQQLITNFLHQHRA, encoded by the coding sequence ATGTCCGCACGCACCCTCCCCGAGGCGACCTTCGCCCGCACCGTCCTCGGCTCCGGCCCGGGCCTGGCCGTGGCCCACGGCGCCGGCAGCAGCATCGCCGGCACCTACGGCCCGATCCTCGAGGGCCTCGCCGCCCACCACACCGTGGTCGGCGTCGACTACCCCGGCAGCGGTGACACCCCCCGCTCCACCAGCCCGCTGATGCTCGACGACCTGGCCGACCAGCTCGTCGCCGCAGCGGTCGCCGAGGGCCTGGAGACCTTCGCCCTGCACGGCTACTCCCTCGGCGGTCCCGTCGCGATACGCGCCGCCGCCCGCCACCCCGAGCGCGTCACCGCCCTCGTCCTGTCCGCCACCATGGCCCACCCCAACAACCAGCAGGCCCTCACCGTCAGGGTCTGGGGCAAGCTCGCCGCCACCGGCGACCGCCGTCTGGTGAGCGAGTTCCTCTTCCCGCACGCCCTCAGCCCCCAGGCCATGGAGGCCATGCCCGCCGACCAGCTCGAGCAGGTCATCGCCTACGCCGCCGCCGACATCGCCGACGGCACCGTCGAGCACGCCGACCTCGTCAGCCGGATCGACGTCCGCGACGACCTCGCCGGCATCCGCGTCCCCACCCTGGTCATCTCCACCACTGTCGACCACATGGCGCCCCCCGCCCTGCACCGCCGGCTCGCCGAGAACATCCCCGGCGCCGAGCTCGCGGAGATCCCCACCGGCCACCTGCCCATGGTCGAGCGGCCCGAGGAGTGGCAGCAGCTCATCACCAACTTCCTCCACCAGCACCGCGCCTGA
- the gcvH gene encoding glycine cleavage system protein GcvH: MSNPQQLRYSKEHEWLSGAEDGVSTVGITEHAANALGDVVFVQLPEVGATVAAGETCGELESTKSVSDLYSPVDGEIAEINEDVVNDPSLVNSAPFEGGWLFKVKTSGEPAELLSADEYAAFIQS, translated from the coding sequence ATGAGCAACCCCCAGCAGCTGCGCTACAGCAAGGAGCACGAGTGGCTGTCGGGCGCCGAGGACGGCGTCTCGACGGTCGGCATCACCGAGCACGCGGCCAACGCGCTCGGCGACGTCGTCTTCGTGCAGCTCCCCGAGGTCGGTGCCACGGTCGCGGCGGGCGAGACCTGCGGCGAGCTGGAGTCGACCAAGTCGGTCAGCGATCTCTACTCGCCCGTCGACGGGGAGATCGCCGAGATCAACGAGGACGTCGTCAACGACCCCTCGCTGGTGAACTCCGCCCCGTTCGAGGGTGGTTGGCTGTTCAAGGTGAAGACCAGCGGTGAGCCGGCCGAGCTGCTCTCGGCCGACGAGTACGCCGCCTTCATCCAGAGCTGA
- the glyA gene encoding serine hydroxymethyltransferase: MSLLNSSLHELDPDVAAAVDAELHRQQSTLEMIASENFAPVAVMEAQGSVLTNKYAEGYPGRRYYGGCEHVDVVEQIAIDRIKALFGAEAANVQPHSGAQANAAAMFALIKPGDTILGLNLAHGGHLTHGMKINFSGKLYHVVPYHVDEKTNLVDMEEVERLAKEHRPKLIVAGWSAYPRQLDFAAFRRIADEVGAYLMVDMAHFAGLVAAGLHPNPVPHAHVVTTTTHKTLGGPRGGVILSTQDLAKKINSAVFPGQQGGPLEHVIAAKAVSFKLAASDDFKERQQRTLDGARILAERLVQDDVRQHGVSVLSGGTDVHLVLVDLRDSELNGQEAEDRLHEVGITVNRNAIPNDPRPPMVTSGLRIGTPALATRGFTADDFREVADIIAEALKPAYDADALKARVTALADKHPLYPSL; this comes from the coding sequence ATGTCGCTTCTGAACAGCTCCCTCCATGAGCTCGACCCCGATGTCGCCGCCGCCGTCGACGCCGAACTCCACCGTCAGCAGTCCACCCTCGAAATGATCGCGTCGGAGAACTTCGCCCCCGTCGCCGTCATGGAGGCCCAGGGCTCCGTCCTGACCAACAAGTACGCCGAGGGCTACCCCGGCCGCCGCTACTACGGCGGCTGTGAGCACGTCGATGTGGTCGAGCAGATCGCCATCGACCGCATCAAGGCGCTCTTCGGCGCCGAGGCCGCCAACGTCCAGCCGCACTCCGGCGCACAGGCCAACGCCGCCGCCATGTTCGCCCTGATCAAGCCGGGCGACACCATCCTGGGTCTCAACCTCGCCCACGGCGGGCACCTGACCCACGGCATGAAGATCAACTTCTCCGGCAAGCTCTACCACGTGGTGCCCTACCACGTCGACGAGAAGACCAACCTGGTCGACATGGAGGAGGTCGAGCGCCTCGCCAAGGAGCACCGCCCCAAGCTGATCGTGGCCGGCTGGTCCGCCTACCCCCGCCAGCTCGATTTCGCCGCGTTCCGCCGGATCGCCGACGAGGTCGGTGCCTACCTCATGGTCGACATGGCGCACTTCGCCGGCCTGGTCGCCGCCGGTCTGCACCCCAACCCGGTGCCGCACGCCCACGTGGTGACCACCACCACCCACAAGACCCTGGGCGGCCCGCGCGGCGGCGTCATCCTCTCCACCCAGGACCTGGCCAAGAAGATCAACTCCGCGGTCTTCCCCGGCCAGCAGGGCGGTCCCCTCGAGCACGTGATCGCCGCCAAGGCCGTCTCCTTCAAGCTCGCCGCCTCCGACGACTTCAAGGAGCGCCAGCAGCGCACCCTCGACGGCGCCCGGATCCTCGCCGAGCGCCTGGTCCAGGACGACGTCAGGCAGCACGGCGTCTCCGTGCTGTCCGGCGGCACCGACGTGCACCTGGTCCTGGTCGACCTGCGCGACAGCGAGCTGAACGGGCAGGAGGCCGAGGACCGTCTCCACGAGGTCGGCATCACCGTCAACCGCAACGCCATCCCCAACGACCCGCGGCCGCCGATGGTGACCTCGGGTCTGCGTATCGGCACCCCGGCGCTGGCCACCCGCGGCTTCACCGCCGACGACTTCCGCGAGGTCGCCGACATCATCGCCGAGGCCCTCAAGCCCGCCTACGACGCCGACGCCCTCAAGGCCCGGGTCACGGCCCTGGCCGACAAGCACCCCCTCTACCCGTCGCTGTGA
- a CDS encoding BlaI/MecI/CopY family transcriptional regulator has protein sequence MSETTPAQRRPAGELEASVLAALWVAGSPLSPAGVQSALGGRLARTTVTTILTRLHDKGAVSRSRAGRGFVYSPIHDSAGLTARRMRSELDKQDDRGTALARFVSQLTSEDEQLLRSLLESAEDDAPGRPPAAGQPGSGAGP, from the coding sequence ATGTCGGAGACAACACCTGCTCAGCGGCGCCCTGCCGGAGAGCTGGAGGCGAGCGTGCTCGCGGCGCTCTGGGTGGCCGGGAGCCCGCTGAGCCCGGCCGGGGTGCAGAGCGCACTGGGCGGCCGGCTGGCGCGCACCACCGTCACCACCATCCTCACCCGGCTGCACGACAAGGGAGCGGTGTCCCGCTCCCGGGCCGGCCGCGGCTTCGTGTACTCACCGATACACGACTCCGCGGGGCTGACCGCCCGGCGGATGCGCAGTGAGCTCGACAAACAGGACGACCGCGGCACCGCCCTCGCCCGCTTCGTCTCCCAGCTGACCAGCGAGGACGAGCAGCTGCTGCGGTCCCTGCTGGAGTCGGCGGAGGACGACGCCCCCGGCCGGCCGCCCGCCGCCGGGCAGCCCGGCTCCGGAGCCGGCCCGTGA
- a CDS encoding phosphatase PAP2 family protein produces MTAPGPPPGPEGPPPGPEGPAARRGPGARPLLTVAAVCAALFTALAVTVSVRHGAPLAPERAAVHWSAAHHGEPLRSLARALSATGTGPVPYAMAVLAGLLAARGARGRLRAVGCAVLALAVGQGIRYGLMELLARPRPPAADWAGYAAGYAFPSGHATTSALAAGILAWGIARRVRPAAARAWWTVLALWAAGVGLTRVYLAVHWPGDVLGGWLLATVLLCLALLLEPFAVPRPDRS; encoded by the coding sequence GTGACGGCGCCCGGGCCGCCGCCGGGGCCGGAAGGGCCGCCGCCGGGGCCGGAAGGGCCGGCGGCACGGCGTGGCCCCGGCGCCCGCCCGCTCCTGACCGTCGCCGCGGTCTGCGCGGCGCTCTTCACCGCTCTCGCCGTCACGGTGTCCGTACGCCACGGTGCCCCGCTCGCCCCCGAACGGGCCGCCGTCCACTGGTCCGCCGCGCACCACGGGGAGCCACTGCGCTCGCTCGCCCGTGCCCTGAGCGCCACCGGCACCGGCCCGGTCCCGTATGCGATGGCGGTGCTCGCCGGGCTGCTGGCCGCCCGGGGCGCGCGGGGGCGGCTGCGCGCGGTGGGCTGCGCCGTCCTCGCCCTCGCCGTCGGCCAGGGCATCCGTTACGGCCTGATGGAGCTGCTCGCCCGTCCCCGCCCGCCGGCCGCCGACTGGGCCGGGTACGCCGCCGGCTACGCCTTCCCCTCCGGCCACGCCACCACCTCGGCGCTGGCGGCCGGCATCCTCGCCTGGGGCATCGCGCGGCGGGTCCGGCCCGCGGCCGCCCGTGCCTGGTGGACGGTGCTCGCCCTCTGGGCCGCCGGTGTCGGCCTCACCCGCGTCTACCTGGCCGTCCACTGGCCGGGCGATGTCCTCGGCGGCTGGCTCCTGGCGACCGTACTGCTCTGCCTCGCGCTGCTCCTGGAGCCGTTCGCCGTGCCCCGCCCGGACCGCTCCTGA
- a CDS encoding ATP-binding protein, which translates to MGGHVQEAGTLPAEMTRFIGRRRELSEARALLSRGRLVTLTGPGGIGKTRLALRLAADVRRSFPGGVWLVELAALEAGEQVAQTVAARLRVGREALSDPLTRLVEHIAGRRMLLVLDNCEHVLDGCAELVATLLARSPELQVLSSSRQALTVSGERVFPVPPMTLSAPVVSAEHSEAVALFADRAVAVRPDYPLTSQNAAVAEEICRRLDGMPLAIELAAAQMRVLSAPQILSRLDDRFRLLGAGPRTAPPRQRALRAAIDWSHDLCTRQERLLWARLSVLSGGFDLEAAEQLCSGAGIDRQDVLPLITGLVDKSVLTCEEQGTRMRYGLLETLRQYGREQLAVSGEETVLRERHRDYYCRMAGQAETAWFGPDQMAWFTRLRIEHANFQAALAFTTSEPGQAQVAMGLAASLWSHPLGYGSFHEGRRWLGRALALDDEPSLLRARALFVDGLVAVLQGDLRAARTRLEECRAMAAVLGEQRELARGAVHLEGLVALFQADFPRASVLLEEAFTRHQAAGDAGSAAVAACMLTSACVSLDDPAATVHAERFLALCDDHGAAWSRTHALWAQGLDHYRRGLYPRTGTLVRHALRDKPQSYDQCGVAQCLEVLGWCAAAAGLHERAATLMGAADAAWQVAGSTLTGLGHLQTGHQKFEAQLRKALDAAAFDAATRAGRALTLEQAVAYALHDSSSSGPPPPAQEASAPLTRREREVADLVAEGMTNKEIAARLTISRRTAEGHVDRILTKMGFTSRAQVAAWVATHRS; encoded by the coding sequence ATGGGCGGTCACGTGCAGGAGGCGGGCACGCTGCCTGCTGAGATGACCCGGTTCATCGGGCGGCGGCGTGAGCTGTCCGAGGCCAGGGCGTTGCTCTCGCGCGGCCGACTGGTGACCCTGACCGGGCCCGGCGGGATCGGCAAGACCCGGCTGGCGCTGCGCCTGGCTGCCGACGTACGGCGGTCCTTTCCCGGCGGCGTGTGGCTGGTGGAGCTGGCCGCGCTGGAGGCCGGGGAACAGGTCGCCCAGACCGTCGCGGCGCGGCTGAGGGTTGGCCGCGAGGCGCTGAGTGACCCGTTGACCCGCCTCGTGGAACACATAGCGGGCCGGCGGATGCTCCTGGTACTGGACAACTGCGAGCATGTACTGGACGGCTGCGCGGAGCTGGTGGCGACCCTGCTGGCCCGGAGCCCCGAGCTGCAGGTGCTCTCGTCGAGCCGTCAAGCGCTGACGGTGAGCGGGGAGCGGGTCTTCCCGGTGCCGCCGATGACGCTGTCCGCTCCCGTGGTGTCCGCGGAGCACAGCGAGGCAGTGGCCCTGTTCGCCGATCGTGCCGTCGCCGTGCGGCCGGATTACCCGCTCACCTCGCAGAACGCCGCGGTGGCCGAGGAGATTTGCCGTCGGCTGGACGGGATGCCGCTGGCGATCGAACTGGCGGCAGCCCAGATGCGGGTCCTGTCGGCGCCTCAGATCCTCAGCCGTCTCGACGACCGCTTCCGGCTGCTCGGCGCCGGGCCGCGGACCGCCCCGCCGCGCCAGCGGGCCCTGCGGGCGGCGATCGACTGGAGCCACGATCTGTGCACGCGCCAGGAGCGACTGCTGTGGGCGCGGCTTTCGGTGCTGTCCGGCGGTTTCGATCTGGAAGCGGCCGAACAGCTCTGCTCCGGTGCGGGAATTGACCGGCAAGACGTCCTCCCCCTGATCACCGGCCTGGTCGACAAGTCCGTGCTGACCTGCGAGGAGCAGGGCACGCGCATGCGGTACGGGCTGCTGGAAACACTGCGCCAATACGGGCGGGAGCAGTTGGCCGTCTCGGGCGAGGAGACCGTGCTGCGTGAACGGCACCGGGACTACTACTGCCGGATGGCCGGGCAAGCCGAAACCGCATGGTTCGGGCCGGACCAGATGGCCTGGTTCACCCGGCTGCGCATCGAGCACGCCAACTTCCAGGCAGCACTCGCGTTCACCACGAGCGAGCCGGGTCAGGCACAGGTCGCGATGGGCCTGGCGGCTTCCCTGTGGAGCCACCCGCTCGGCTACGGGTCCTTCCACGAGGGCCGCCGCTGGCTCGGCCGAGCCCTCGCACTCGATGACGAGCCCAGCCTCCTCCGGGCCAGGGCACTCTTCGTGGACGGTCTGGTGGCCGTGCTCCAGGGAGACCTCCGCGCCGCGCGGACGCGGCTGGAGGAGTGCCGGGCCATGGCGGCCGTCCTGGGAGAACAGCGGGAGCTGGCCCGGGGCGCGGTGCATCTCGAGGGGCTCGTGGCCCTCTTCCAAGCAGATTTCCCCCGCGCGAGCGTGCTGCTCGAGGAGGCCTTCACCCGGCATCAGGCCGCCGGGGACGCCGGCAGTGCCGCCGTCGCCGCCTGCATGCTCACGAGCGCCTGTGTCAGTCTCGACGACCCCGCCGCCACCGTCCACGCCGAGCGGTTCCTGGCGCTGTGCGACGACCACGGCGCCGCGTGGTCGCGCACCCATGCGCTGTGGGCCCAGGGCCTGGACCACTACCGGCGCGGGCTGTATCCGCGCACGGGCACTCTGGTGCGGCATGCCCTGAGGGACAAGCCCCAGTCCTACGACCAGTGCGGAGTGGCTCAGTGCCTGGAGGTACTGGGGTGGTGCGCGGCCGCCGCGGGACTCCACGAACGTGCCGCGACGCTGATGGGCGCGGCCGACGCGGCATGGCAGGTCGCCGGATCGACGCTCACCGGACTGGGCCATCTCCAGACGGGCCACCAGAAGTTCGAGGCACAGCTGCGCAAGGCACTGGACGCCGCCGCATTCGACGCCGCCACCCGAGCGGGCCGAGCGCTGACCCTGGAGCAAGCCGTCGCCTACGCACTGCACGACTCGTCTTCGTCCGGTCCACCGCCGCCCGCCCAGGAGGCGTCCGCGCCCCTGACCCGCCGCGAGCGAGAAGTCGCCGACCTGGTCGCCGAGGGCATGACCAACAAGGAGATCGCGGCCCGGCTGACCATTTCCCGACGCACCGCGGAAGGGCACGTGGACCGCATCCTGACCAAGATGGGCTTCACCTCACGCGCTCAGGTCGCGGCCTGGGTTGCCACCCACCGGTCCTGA